In one Streptosporangiales bacterium genomic region, the following are encoded:
- a CDS encoding aldehyde dehydrogenase family protein has translation MTGGRSMAVHPALDRRAEDLLFVDGRWSPAASRRTFEVSCPATGEPIAQVSRADADDVDLAVRAAHRAYEETWRDTPPADRAAMLYTLADRLAADADRLALVDVVDNGSTVRRMRADVDTGVQLIRTYAGFVGTITGRTIPIDSHTLNYTVREPYGVAGVIVPFNHPFMFAAQMVGSALAAGNTLVLKPSELTPLTALEIAKAAEDLLPAGVLNILTGFGEESGAPLVRHPLVRKVHFKGSVPTGRKVMEMCAAGIKPVSLELGGKAPFIVYPDMDVDVAVQGAVRGMNLVHQGQSCGSATRLLVHDDVYEAFRSGLVEAFESLRPGAPWDAGADMGCMVSRTQYDKVLAHIAKGVDDGARVLTGGAPVADDSLPGELYIQPTVFECDDMSPIVARDEIFGPVTCLFRWDDEDRMLAMANDTEYGLTASVWTNDLGTAHRVVARLQAGYVWVNGHGRRPVGSPFGGYKQSGIGKERAQDEFNSYTQEKSVLVAL, from the coding sequence ATGACGGGAGGCCGATCAATGGCAGTGCATCCCGCACTTGACCGTCGCGCCGAGGACCTGCTCTTCGTCGACGGACGTTGGTCGCCGGCGGCGTCGCGGCGGACGTTCGAGGTGTCCTGCCCGGCGACGGGAGAGCCGATCGCGCAGGTGAGCCGCGCGGACGCCGACGACGTCGACCTCGCGGTACGCGCCGCGCACCGCGCGTACGAGGAGACCTGGCGTGACACCCCGCCCGCCGATCGCGCGGCGATGCTCTACACACTGGCCGACCGGTTGGCGGCCGACGCCGACCGGCTCGCGCTCGTCGATGTCGTCGACAACGGCAGCACCGTGCGCCGCATGCGCGCGGACGTCGACACCGGGGTGCAGCTCATCCGCACGTACGCAGGGTTCGTCGGCACGATCACCGGTCGGACGATCCCCATCGACAGCCACACCCTCAACTACACGGTGCGCGAGCCGTACGGCGTGGCCGGTGTCATCGTGCCGTTCAACCACCCGTTCATGTTCGCCGCCCAGATGGTCGGCTCCGCGCTCGCGGCGGGCAACACGCTCGTCCTGAAGCCGTCGGAGCTCACCCCGCTGACCGCGCTGGAGATCGCGAAGGCGGCCGAGGACCTGCTGCCCGCCGGAGTCCTCAACATCCTGACCGGGTTCGGCGAGGAGAGCGGCGCTCCGCTCGTGCGCCACCCGCTGGTCCGCAAGGTGCATTTCAAGGGCAGCGTGCCGACCGGTCGCAAGGTGATGGAGATGTGCGCCGCGGGCATCAAGCCGGTGTCGCTCGAGCTCGGCGGCAAGGCGCCGTTCATCGTCTACCCGGACATGGACGTCGACGTCGCGGTGCAGGGCGCGGTCAGGGGCATGAACCTCGTGCACCAGGGCCAGTCGTGCGGATCGGCCACGCGGCTGCTCGTCCACGACGACGTCTACGAGGCGTTCCGGTCCGGTCTCGTCGAGGCGTTCGAGTCCCTGCGTCCCGGAGCGCCGTGGGACGCCGGCGCCGACATGGGTTGCATGGTCTCCCGCACGCAGTACGACAAGGTGCTCGCTCACATCGCGAAGGGCGTCGACGACGGCGCCCGCGTGCTGACCGGCGGAGCACCCGTGGCCGACGACTCGCTGCCCGGCGAGCTGTACATCCAGCCGACCGTCTTCGAGTGCGACGACATGTCGCCGATCGTGGCGCGTGACGAGATCTTCGGCCCAGTGACCTGCCTGTTCCGGTGGGACGACGAGGACCGGATGCTCGCCATGGCCAACGACACCGAGTACGGCCTGACCGCGAGCGTCTGGACCAACGATCTCGGCACCGCCCACCGCGTCGTCGCCCGGCTGCAGGCCGGCTACGTCTGGGTGAACGGGCACGGCAGGCGTCCCGTCGGCAGCCCGTTCGGCGGCTACAAGCAGAGCGGCATCGGCAAGGAACGGGCGCAGGACGAGTTCAACAGCTACACGCAGGAGAAGTCGGTGCTGGTAGCCCTGTAG